In Lycium ferocissimum isolate CSIRO_LF1 chromosome 11, AGI_CSIRO_Lferr_CH_V1, whole genome shotgun sequence, a single genomic region encodes these proteins:
- the LOC132037003 gene encoding beta-amyrin 28-monooxygenase, whose protein sequence is MELFYVSLLCLFVLLVSLSFLFLFNNKNKSTLSCPLPPGKSGWPVIGESLEFLSNGWKGHPEKFIFNRISKYSSNVFKTHLFGEKVAAFCGASGNKFLFSNENKLVQAWWPSSVDKVFPSSTQTSSKEEAIKMRKMLPNFLKPEALQRYIGIMDHIALRHFESWENQEEVLVFPLAKRYTFWLACRLFVSVEDPNHVAKLADPFDVLASGLISIPINLPGTPFYRAIKASNFIRKELVAIIKQRNIDLAEGKASVTQDILSHMLMTSDENGKFMHELDIADKILGLLIGGHDTASSACSFIVKYLAELPEIYDGVYKEQMEIAKSKGQGELLNWEDIKKMRYSWNVACEVLRLAPPLQGAFREALADFTFNGFSIPKGWKIYWSANSTHRNPEVFPEPLKFDPSRFEGSGPAPYTFVPFGGGPRMCPGKEYARLEILVFMHHLVKRFRWEKIIPDEKIVVNPMPIPAKGLPVRLYSHDKP, encoded by the exons ATGGAGTTGTTCTATGTCTCTCTTCTTTGCCTCTTTGTTCTTTTAGTTTCCCTCTCTTTCCTCTTTCTCTTCAACAATAAGAACAAATCCACCTTGTCTTGTCCACTTCCTCCGGGCAAGTCCGGTTGGCCAGTCATCGGAGAAAGCCTCGAGTTTCTCTCTAATGGTTGGAAAGGTCATCCGGAAAAATTCATCTTTAATAGGATTTCCAAGTACTCTTCCAATGTCTTCAAGACTCATCTTTTTGGTGAAAAAGTAGCTGCCTTTTGTGGTGCCTCTGGAAATAAATTCTTGTTTTCCAATGAAAATAAACTAGTCCAAGCATGGTGGCCTAGTTCAGTGGACAAAGTTTTCCCATCTTCAACACAAACTTCTTCAAAAGAAGAAGctataaaaatgagaaaaatgctTCCTAATTTCCTCAAGCCCGAAGCGTTGCAACGTTACATTGGAATCATGGATCATATCGCGCTAAGACATTTCGAATCGTGGGAAAATCAAGAAGAAGTTTTAGTTTTCCCACTAGCAAAACGTTACACTTTCTGGTTGGCTTGTAGATTATTTGTGAGTGTGGAAGATCCTAACCATGTGGCTAAACTTGCTGACCCCTTTGATGTTTTGGCTTCTGGATTGATTTCTATTCCGATAAATTTGCCTGGCACGCCATTTTATCGTGCTATTAAGGCCTCGAATTTTATTAGAAAAGAGCTTGTGGCAATCATAAAGCAAAGGAATATTGATTTGGCTGAGGGGAAAGCATCCGTGACACAAGATATATTGTCACACATGTTAATGACAAGTGATGAAAATGGGAAGTTCATGCATGAGTTGGATATTGCTGATAAGATATTAGGGTTGTTGATTGGTGGCCATGACACTGCTAGTTCTGCTTGTTCTTTTATTGTCAAGTACCTTGCTGAGCTTCCTGAGATATATGATGGAGTTTACAAAG agcaaatggagattgCAAAATCAAAGGGTCAAGGAGAATTATTAAATTGGGAAGACATTAAAAAGATGAGATATTCATGGAATGTGGCATGTGAAGTTTTAAGACTTGCTCCACCCCTCCAAGGTGCTTTCAGGGAAGCCCTTGCTGACTTCACCTTCAATGGTTTCTCCATTCCAAAAGGATGGAAg ATATACTGGAGTGCGAATTCTACACACAGAAATCCAGAAGTATTCCCAGAGCCTTTAAAATTTGACCCCTCAAGATTTGAAGGAAGTGGACCTGCTCCTTATACATTTGTACCCTTTGGAGGTGGACCAAGAATGTGCCCTGGAAAAGAGTATGCACGTTTAGAAATACTTGTTTTCATGCACCATCTTGTTAAAAGATTCAGGTGGGAAAAAATTATTCCCGACGAGAAAATCGTCGTTAATCCGATGCCAATTCCGGCTAAGGGACTTCCGGTCAGGCTCTATTCTCACGACAAGCCATAA